A DNA window from Hydra vulgaris chromosome 13, alternate assembly HydraT2T_AEP contains the following coding sequences:
- the LOC136089702 gene encoding uncharacterized protein LOC136089702 yields the protein MDFALLKLLTDEIILFPFNRLKDEKKYLRHQNFILKLHPVDLSSELFKNDASFIVRKGYYFPGFVSFESTNYPGYFLRHQDYTIKLHKEEPLVELFRKDASFMPLQLELCVNDFFILRCVFVRLFVCYCACNILTCIKNLLKASITTRIEEVTSVEIEKKLSFIGQAFSLESINYPQYRIGVRDDSSAAILLFGVEDIEWKRGCCFSQSVVESNKYLRHQNFILKLHSIDNSELFKNDASFIIRNDKYYTGYISFESTNYPGYFLRHQDYTVKLHKEEPSVELYRKDASFKLVQLGVSLIGKQFSFQSINYPQYQIGIKSDDTAAIVLNSQDGFRVVKALNGRADSVSFQSIKDEKKYLRHQNFILKLHPVDLSSELFKNDASFIVRKGYYFPGFVSFESTNYPGYFLRHQDYTIKLHKEEPLVELFRKDASFMPLQLELSSITTRIEEVTRVEIEKKLSFIGQAFSLESINYPQYRIGVRDDSSAAILLFGVEEFRIVKALNGKEDAVSLQSVVESNKYLRHQNFILKLHSIDNSELFKNDASFIIRNDKYYTGYISFESTNYPGYFLRHQDYTVKLHKEEPSVELYRKDASFKLVQLGVSLIGKQFSFQSINYPQYQIGIKSDDFASYYER from the exons TCCCAGGTTTCGTTTCGTTTGAATCCACAAATTATCCTGGCTACTTTCTCAGACACCAAGATTATACTATAAAATTGCATAAAGAAGAACCTCTAGTTGAACTCTTTAGAAAAGATGCAAGTTTTATGCCGTTGCAACTAGAACTTT GtgtgaatgatttttttattttacgctgCGTTTTTGTTCGTTTGTTTGTTTGCTA TTGTGCttgcaatattttaacatgcattaaaaatttgcttaaagcATCGATAACAACACGAATTGAAGAGGTTACTTCGGTCGAAATAGAAAAGAAGTTAAGCTTTATTGGTCAAGCTTTTTCGTTAGAATCAATCAACTACCCACAATATAGAATTGGTGTTAGAGATGATTCATCTGCAGCTATACTTTTGTTTGGTGTTGAAGA cattgaATGGAAAAGAGGATGCTGTTTCTCTCAGTCAGTAGTAGAAAGCAACAAGTACCTGCGtcatcaaaattttattctcaagTTACACTCAATAGATAACTCAGAACTCTTCAAAAACGATGCTTCTTTTATCATTCGTAACGATAAATATTACACCGGCTACATTTCATTTGAATCTACAAATTACCCAGGTTATTTTCTCAGACATCAAGACTATACGGTGAAATTGCACAAGGAAGAGCCATCTGTGGAACTGTACAGAAAAGATGCAAGCTTTAAGCTGGTTCAGTTGGGTGTTT CTCTTATTGGAAAGCAATTTTCGTTTCAATCTATCAACTACCCGCAATATCAAATTGGCATTAAAAGCGACGATACTGCAGCTATTGTTTTAAATAGCCAGGATGGATTTCGCGTTGTTAAAG ctCTTAACGGCCGAGCTGATTCTGTTTCCTTTCAATCGATTAAAGACGAGAAGAAGTACTTGCGCCACCAGAATTTCATTCTCAAGTTACACCCTGTTGATCTCAGTTCTGAGTTGTTCAAAAATGATGCCTCTTTTATTGTTCGTAAGGGTTATTATTTCCCAGGTTTCGTTTCGTTTGAATCCACAAATTATCCTGGCTACTTTCTCAGACACCAAGATTATACTATAAAATTGCATAAAGAAGAACCTCTAGTTGAACTCTTTAGAAAAGATGCAAGTTTTATGCCGTTGCAACTAGAACTTT cATCGATAACAACACGAATTGAAGAGGTTACTCGGGTGGAAATAGAAAAGAAGTTAAGCTTTATTGGTCAAGCTTTTTCGTTAGAATCAATCAACTACCCACAATATAGAATTGGTGTTAGAGATGATTCATCTGCAGCTATACTTTTGTTTGGTGTTGAAGAGTTCCGCATTGTCAAAG cattgaATGGAAAAGAGGATGCTGTTTCTCTTCAGTCAGTAGTAGAAAGCAACAAGTACCTGCGtcatcaaaattttattctcaagTTACACTCAATAGATAACTCAGAACTCTTCAAAAACGATGCTTCTTTTATCATTCGTAACGATAAATATTACACCGGCTACATTTCATTTGAATCTACAAATTACCCAGGTTATTTTCTCAGACATCAAGACTATACGGTGAAATTGCACAAGGAAGAGCCATCTGTGGAACTGTACAGAAAAGATGCAAGCTTTAAGCTGGTTCAGTTGGGTGTTT CTCTTATTGGAAAGCAATTTTCGTTTCAATCTATCAACTACCCGCAATATCAAATTGGCATTAAAAGCGACGATTTTGCCAGCTATTATGAGCGGTAA